In a single window of the Phycisphaerales bacterium genome:
- a CDS encoding aldo/keto reductase → MVRRRLGKSGLFVSPIGYGAFKLGRNEKIKYAQPYPLPNDGAVARLLDELCALGINYFDTAPAYGSSEERLGRVLGGRADVIISTKVGEDFADGVSSFDFSAPGIRASIERSLRRLQRDVLDLVFIHAPAEDLHVLYATDAVATLLELRAAGHIRALGFSGKTVTAAEAALGWADVLMVEYHLEDRSHAAVLAAARTADVGIVVKKGLASGRLDPRVAIPAVLRHPAIGSLVVGGLSIAHMRANVEYAATPSGAADATEPGERR, encoded by the coding sequence ATGGTACGCCGACGTTTAGGCAAATCCGGGCTGTTCGTTTCCCCGATCGGTTACGGGGCTTTCAAGCTCGGCCGTAATGAGAAGATCAAGTACGCGCAACCGTACCCGCTCCCCAATGATGGTGCGGTGGCTCGGCTGCTCGATGAGCTTTGCGCGCTGGGCATCAATTACTTCGACACCGCACCGGCTTATGGATCGAGCGAAGAGCGGCTTGGTCGCGTGCTGGGGGGGCGTGCTGACGTCATCATCTCCACCAAGGTCGGTGAGGACTTTGCGGATGGCGTCTCCAGCTTCGACTTTTCCGCGCCGGGCATTCGCGCCAGCATCGAACGCAGTTTGCGCCGCCTGCAGCGGGACGTACTTGATCTTGTTTTCATCCATGCCCCGGCCGAAGACCTGCACGTCTTGTATGCGACCGATGCCGTCGCCACGCTGCTCGAGTTGCGCGCCGCGGGCCATATTCGCGCGCTGGGCTTCTCCGGCAAGACCGTAACTGCGGCCGAAGCCGCCCTGGGATGGGCAGATGTGCTCATGGTCGAGTATCATCTGGAAGACAGGTCGCATGCTGCGGTGTTGGCGGCGGCGCGGACGGCCGATGTCGGAATCGTCGTGAAGAAGGGCCTCGCATCGGGGCGACTCGACCCGCGGGTTGCGATTCCGGCCGTGTTGCGGCACCCCGCCATAGGCAGTCTGGTGGTCGGCGGTCTGAGCATCGCACACATGCGTGCGAACGTGGAGTATGCAGCGACACCGAGCGGCGCTGCAGACGCCACAGAACCTGGTGAGAGGCGCTGA
- a CDS encoding isochorismatase family protein → MHEHRIDRQHAQLLVVDVQERLLPSIAHHQAVISNALKMIRAAVALEVPVTLSEQYPKGLGSTAAVLVAAARGAARAEKSTFSFCADAECRERLVAVMRPHVLILGIEAHVCVYQTALDILAMQMRPVVLADAVGSRRMRDCEVALAGLRAAGVVVTTVESAIFQLVHDSATDAFKRILPIVK, encoded by the coding sequence ATGCACGAACACCGGATTGATCGTCAACACGCCCAACTCCTCGTCGTGGATGTACAGGAGCGGCTGCTGCCCTCCATTGCCCATCACCAGGCCGTGATCAGCAATGCTCTCAAGATGATCCGGGCCGCGGTGGCCCTCGAAGTCCCCGTGACCCTGTCGGAGCAGTACCCGAAGGGCCTTGGTTCGACCGCCGCGGTCCTTGTGGCAGCCGCGCGCGGCGCGGCCCGCGCCGAGAAGTCGACGTTCAGCTTTTGCGCAGATGCCGAGTGTCGGGAACGGCTGGTGGCCGTCATGCGGCCACACGTCCTCATCCTGGGGATCGAAGCGCATGTGTGCGTCTATCAGACGGCGCTCGACATACTTGCCATGCAGATGCGGCCGGTCGTCCTCGCAGACGCGGTGGGCTCACGCCGGATGCGCGACTGCGAAGTGGCTCTCGCCGGCCTGCGTGCTGCCGGTGTGGTCGTGACCACGGTGGAGAGTGCAATCTTCCAGCTTGTGCATGACTCGGCGACGGATGCTTTCAAGCGGATCCTGCCGATCGTCAAGTAA
- the scpB gene encoding SMC-Scp complex subunit ScpB yields the protein MDRDEYPAKCPTGEPATEVTTPMSFEGPAHEVGISPANSAQAESAPVTETMLAVSPANAAPEIEPAQVLEALLFSSDAPVTAGRLAELLGTGSPKEVRRLIAELNEKYAAAALSFRIEEIAKGFQMLTLAEYRPWVAKLTKQQAQTRLGAAALEALSIVAYKQPIIRADIEAIRGVACGEVLNRLREMGLIKIVGRAEIVGRPLLYGTTKRFLDVFGLADLNDLPPMEALTLGKTAARAEPETEAAATPRVAAAGA from the coding sequence ATGGACCGCGACGAATACCCGGCCAAGTGCCCGACGGGGGAACCCGCCACCGAGGTGACCACGCCCATGTCGTTTGAAGGGCCGGCCCACGAGGTCGGAATCTCACCGGCAAACTCCGCACAAGCAGAGAGCGCGCCGGTCACTGAGACCATGCTCGCCGTGTCACCGGCCAACGCCGCCCCGGAAATTGAACCCGCACAGGTGCTCGAAGCCCTGTTGTTCTCCTCGGATGCTCCGGTGACGGCGGGACGTCTGGCGGAGCTGCTCGGCACCGGTTCACCGAAAGAAGTACGGCGGCTGATTGCGGAGCTCAATGAGAAGTATGCGGCCGCCGCTCTCTCGTTTCGCATCGAGGAAATCGCCAAGGGTTTCCAGATGCTGACGCTGGCAGAGTATCGGCCGTGGGTGGCGAAGCTGACGAAGCAGCAGGCGCAGACGCGCCTGGGTGCAGCGGCACTCGAGGCCTTGTCGATCGTGGCATACAAGCAGCCGATCATCCGGGCCGACATCGAAGCCATCCGGGGAGTGGCGTGCGGCGAGGTGCTGAATCGCCTGCGCGAAATGGGGCTCATCAAGATTGTCGGGCGCGCCGAGATCGTCGGTCGCCCCCTGCTCTATGGGACGACGAAGCGCTTCCTCGACGTTTTTGGATTAGCGGATCTGAACGACTTGCCGCCGATGGAAGCCCTGACGCTGGGCAAGACCGCCGCTCGCGCCGAACCTGAAACCGAGGCGGCGGCAACCCCGCGCGTCGCGGCGGCCGGCGCGTAG
- a CDS encoding FAD-dependent oxidoreductase — translation MLAVDVVVFGGGVAGLWLLDELVRRGYRSVLLESQALGSGQSIASQGIIHGGVKYTLTGLLTASAEAIREMPRIWRACHAGEIEPRLTGTRLRGAYCYLWRTDDLRSRFGMLGARAGLRVAPVRLERAAWPNVLQDCPGSVYRLDEQVFDIGSLVADFAQRNAACLLSYDATDGPEVQADAAGGVRLCVRAPGVAEPLELRCRTVVLAAGAGNAALRARCGLTADTMQLRPLHMVLLRGKLPPLHGHCTDGARTRVTITWTQDRTGRDVWQVGGQVSEDGVALEPRTLVAHAQAELRAAIPGLHLRGVEWSTYRVDRAEPRTRSGLRPDDAWCARDGDVLTVWPTKLALAPRLAELVLQQLPPPAAAGHGSDQPLPADWPRPLLALPPWEEPRTWYADV, via the coding sequence ATGCTTGCGGTGGATGTGGTGGTATTCGGCGGTGGCGTGGCCGGGCTCTGGCTGCTGGATGAGCTTGTTCGGCGGGGCTATCGCAGCGTACTGCTGGAATCACAGGCACTGGGTTCCGGCCAGTCGATCGCGTCGCAGGGGATCATCCACGGTGGCGTGAAATACACACTCACGGGCCTTCTGACGGCCTCGGCCGAGGCGATCCGGGAAATGCCGCGGATCTGGCGGGCCTGTCACGCCGGTGAAATCGAGCCGCGTCTCACGGGTACGCGTTTGCGGGGCGCGTACTGTTACCTTTGGCGAACGGACGACTTGCGCTCCCGCTTCGGGATGCTTGGTGCGCGGGCCGGGTTGCGCGTAGCGCCGGTGCGGCTCGAGCGCGCGGCGTGGCCCAACGTTCTGCAGGATTGTCCCGGTTCCGTCTACCGTCTCGACGAGCAGGTCTTCGACATCGGGTCGCTGGTCGCCGATTTTGCCCAACGCAACGCGGCGTGCCTGCTTTCCTATGATGCGACCGACGGCCCCGAAGTTCAGGCCGATGCGGCCGGAGGTGTGCGCTTGTGTGTCCGCGCGCCGGGTGTTGCGGAGCCGCTCGAACTGCGTTGTCGCACCGTCGTGCTCGCAGCAGGGGCCGGCAATGCCGCCCTTCGTGCGCGCTGCGGGCTCACGGCCGACACGATGCAACTCCGTCCGTTGCACATGGTGTTGCTGCGCGGCAAGCTGCCTCCGCTCCATGGTCACTGCACCGATGGGGCCCGCACGCGGGTCACAATCACCTGGACACAGGATCGCACCGGCCGTGATGTTTGGCAGGTGGGTGGCCAGGTTTCGGAGGATGGTGTCGCCCTCGAACCACGGACACTGGTGGCACATGCTCAAGCCGAACTGCGCGCCGCGATTCCCGGGTTGCACCTGCGCGGTGTGGAGTGGTCCACGTATCGGGTGGATCGCGCCGAGCCGCGCACGCGCAGCGGCCTGCGCCCGGACGATGCGTGGTGTGCGCGGGACGGTGATGTTCTGACCGTTTGGCCCACGAAACTGGCGCTCGCGCCGCGCCTGGCGGAACTCGTGCTCCAACAATTGCCGCCGCCGGCCGCCGCCGGGCACGGCTCCGACCAGCCACTGCCGGCGGACTGGCCGCGGCCGCTGCTGGCGCTACCCCCCTGGGAAGAGCCCCGCACATGGTACGCCGACGTTTAG
- a CDS encoding D-cysteine desulfhydrase family protein, producing the protein MQIPNRIRLANLPTPLVPLERLGQALGGARLWLKRDDLTGLEISGNKIRKLEYIAAAALAAGCDTLVTEGTPQSNHCRATAATCARLGLHCVLLLRPAPTMAPQGNHLLDVLFGAECRGFTREEFRARSDAIVTGVLGELRAAGRKPRWTPAGASEPLGCWGYIRAAAELADQLHKVGVHECDVVVALSSGGTYAGLLLGMLQHRLDHWRLWAVPVSDDTAYHQREVRRLCEEAIAQYGLRVKLPTEPLPLLDGHIGPGYAVPTPAALAALRELARTEAILLDPVYTAKAFGALRAGIHSGRFGFDRPAVFIHTGGLLSNFAWPEVLLESTPV; encoded by the coding sequence ATGCAGATTCCCAATCGCATTCGACTGGCAAACCTGCCGACGCCGCTGGTGCCGCTCGAGCGGCTGGGCCAGGCGCTCGGGGGCGCGCGCCTCTGGTTGAAGCGGGATGACCTCACGGGGTTGGAGATTTCCGGCAACAAGATTCGCAAACTCGAGTACATCGCCGCCGCTGCCCTTGCTGCGGGCTGCGATACGCTTGTCACCGAGGGCACGCCCCAATCCAATCATTGCCGTGCGACCGCCGCGACCTGCGCACGGCTGGGGCTGCATTGTGTGCTGTTGCTGCGGCCGGCCCCAACCATGGCTCCGCAAGGCAATCACCTGCTGGATGTGCTCTTCGGCGCCGAGTGCCGCGGGTTTACACGCGAGGAGTTCCGTGCGCGGAGCGACGCCATCGTGACCGGCGTGCTTGGCGAACTGCGCGCTGCCGGCCGTAAGCCGCGCTGGACCCCCGCCGGGGCGTCCGAGCCACTGGGATGCTGGGGTTACATCCGGGCGGCCGCAGAGCTGGCGGACCAGTTGCACAAGGTCGGCGTGCACGAGTGCGACGTGGTGGTGGCGTTGTCGTCGGGCGGGACGTACGCCGGTTTGCTGCTGGGCATGCTGCAGCATCGCCTCGACCACTGGCGGCTCTGGGCCGTGCCGGTAAGTGATGACACGGCGTATCACCAACGGGAAGTGCGCCGCTTGTGCGAAGAGGCGATTGCGCAGTACGGACTGCGGGTGAAATTGCCCACGGAACCACTCCCCCTGCTAGACGGCCACATCGGCCCCGGGTACGCGGTGCCGACCCCCGCGGCACTCGCAGCTCTGCGCGAATTGGCGCGTACCGAGGCCATCCTGCTCGATCCGGTTTATACCGCCAAGGCCTTCGGCGCCCTGCGCGCCGGCATCCACTCCGGACGATTCGGTTTCGATCGACCGGCCGTCTTCATCCACACCGGGGGACTGCTGTCAAACTTCGCCTGGCCGGAAGTGCTGTTGGAATCCACACCGGTGTAG